CATTTTTATATTAGCCCAATCTACAGAATTGGCTTTCAAATAGAGCGTAAAATTCCATAACTTCGGTaataaaattaagagaaaaatggCAAGTTCAAGTCGGAGAAGAATTTCAAGCTTGAAATATAAATATCTAATGTCACTGAACCTCAttagatatgatatatttgaGCTTAGAGGCAACATAGAGGTCAAGATGATGTTCGATTCACATTGTTCTAGTGAATCAACTATACTAGAGTTATATGCCCACTTTTTTGACGTTGATGAAGGTGCTTTGAGTTCGACAACAAGTCCAGCTAATACCCAGAATAGAGCAAGAAGCAGAAAGTCCAACCAAACGATTGTTCGATGGGTTCATAGCATTGTTGCAAAGCTCCTATCATGAAATACCATAATAATCAATGGGAAGACATTCATCAATTTCAACCATCAATTTTAACTTTGGCGCATAGTTCATCCAGTAGTTGAGGTTAGTTGGTAACCCAAACTTTGACACCCCGACACAACATTCTGAGTGCTTTTGATTTCAACTTAAAAACGTTGATGTTCCATACTAGAAACACTTATATGAATATGCCATGAAGTTACACCAATGGGAAATCCATAAGTGATTTTAGTTTTAATGTAGGGTTTACAAGAACGAACGACGTACTCCTTACAACCTGCACAGGCGAAATGACTTCCAACCCTAGGCATGTAACTGGGGTTGATAATGAATAAGGAGCTGAGAACGAAGAGGTATCTAAAATCGATAATGAACCAATCTGGGAGGCCAAGATGGATGGTTCAAAAAttgcattattttctaaactagAGCCGATTCCTACTGAACTAAAAGAGAGTGGTTTTAACGGTGAATGTTTAGACAATACTAGAGGAACCTATCCAGATTTCACTCCATATACACCTCCACCCCATATGCATAATGTCGACCTCCAGGCTAAAGGTGGGTTAGAATTTCTAGAACTTTCTTATAGAAGACCGAGTTATGCAAATTCTTCATTAAATGTTGGTGATTTACAAGTTAGAATTCAGTTTTCCTCAAAAGATGCTTTTATTGCTTTAGTGAAACGATATAACATAAAGCATGAGATCAACTTCCATGTTACAAAATCCCAATTAGAAAATTTTGAGGCTAAGTATGTATTGCATAGCAACAGATatccatggaaaatcatgacATATATAAGAAAGAAGACAAAGTTATAGGCAATTAAAAATATAACCCTCAACATACTTGTGTTATCGTAGGTACGCACATGATCATCCGAGATTGGATTCTGACCTGATCTTTAACATTATCTTACTCAATTTGAAATAGTTGTGTTGTTATATGTATGTCATAGAATCATCCCAAATTGCATATCTAACATGATATGTAACATTATCTTACCTAAGGTGAAAGTGAGTCCTAGGATTCCCTTGCTAGTTTTGATTGTTAATATCTATAGTTAGTACGATTACACCGTGTCGTACAACAAGGCATGAGTCGCAAAATAGAAGGTTATGGAAAATATGCATAACAGGCAGGGTAAATCATACTGGTTTGTGGCAATGGTGTTAAGTATAGAATCATTATGTCCCAAGTACCGTAACCGATCTACAAATGGAGCATACACATTTCCACGATCGATTTGTCCAAGAGAAAAGAGTTtcccatatttttttatatttaagctATGCATCGTAATGTTTCGATATTATAAGCTATTATTACAAATTGGTGACACATTCATGTATGGGAGGCATGAGTATTGATTATCGTTGGCTATTGCATAGAATGGAAATTGAAAAATCCTGCCGATAGCTTTTGTAATAACATGAGGAGAATTTATTGATAATTGAGATTTCTTCTTGATTAAATTGAGAAGGCATGTTGTGCTGCAACTCGATATATGTGCCATTTCCAATAGGAGACCCAAAATACAGGTCGTAATTGAACGGTGTGAAAGCCTCTGAGACTATGCACACCATAAGTATTATGTTCAACATATAGGGTCTAACTACATGGGTTGTTATCATAAGGATGCTGAGCGGTAACATGTTATTAACATGGGTATGTAGTTGccattattttctatatcattcTTTAACACATACAATATTTGCATTTATAGATATACTCTTTATTTTCTTCGACAGGGTATAAGCTCGTCCAACATCGTTTCCAAAAAATGTTGGAGAACTTGTGACCTATAAATAATTACGGGATTACATACCTCGATGAGATACCTAAGGATTTGTGGACTCAATCATATGATAAAGGTCTGCGATATGGGCACATGACAATGAGCTTAGTGGAATGCACAAATTTCGTATTGAAGGGGACGCATCATTTGTTGATAACCTCGGCGGTCAAAGAAATATTTTTCCTCTTAGCAGCTTTATTTCCAAAGTGAGCGGAAAAATATGTTGGACAAATAAATGACAGTCATGTTTggtatgaaaatgtgatgaaagaAATTAGAGAAAATACAGAAAGAGCGAATTCTATGTCTACAGTATGTCACTCGCATCCAAATCAAATATTTCGAGGTTACGGAGTTCTATAGACCCAATGATGGTATTATTGGGGGATTGTACCATGATACCTTGGATGaaggacttgcgactgtggggGATTTCAAACACTTCATTTTTCATGTGCACATGTAATTTCTACATGTGACTCAACATGTCTAGATTGCATGAGCTATGTTGACAAAGTGTACAaactaaaacacatatataaagTATACAAATCTAAATTCCCATCGATCCCAATTGAAAGTATGTGGCTGTCTGTATTGAGCACTCCATTCAAGTTGGTAATGAATATCAGGTTGTGTCACAAGCCAAAAGGTTGATCGAATCCTACTTGGATACGTGACATTATGGATATTCAGGAGAGGATAGACCAATCGAGGTTATGCAGTTATTGTAGGAATCCAAGGCGTACTAAGTCAATATATCCACACACTTAGGGAAAACATTAAGGACAAGACCTGATTAAcacatttattcatatttttgatagacatatgaaaaagaaagaaagaaacaaacaatttgttcattttttcatTGCTTCTCATTGTTTGGGAAATTGTAAATATGGATATATTATTGATGTGAAATACAATagaatataatataaatagtttTTTTCGTTTTTcgtaaattataaataagtatatacTATTGATATGAAAAATACAACAgcccaattttttaatttttttcttaaattgtaaataagtatattattgatgcaaaataaaatagattaacttttttatataattggaATAAGTACATTATGGATGGAAAAAAATGTAATACAATACAAATGACTAGTTAACAAAGTAAATGATGATTTACAtgacaaaaattttgaaaaattcatcGGCATCATTGGGCCGAATGTGTACCATAATCCAGTAGGTGTTAGTCGTGAGGAGGATTTCTTCATAGTTGGGGTTTCGGCtcctcatcttcttcatcttcatcttgtTTAACCGTCCTTGAGTGTCGTGTCGTCCTAGGTTGCAATTGTATATCCTCGATTGTAGTAATATGTGGCTGTGAAGATGAGCCACCTCGGTAGAATAACGATGTTGAGGGTGTTTGAGACATTATTGACTGATAAATATATGGTATCACATAACCCGAGTGTGAATAAAATGTTCGAATTGTTGGAGATAGTAGATATGTCAGTGTTGTTGTCAACATTGGCACTCTATATGGTGCTAGGGATTAAGGTGATGCAAAAAATACACTTGTAAAAGGTGTTAATACATGGTACGATGGTGCACATtgtggtgcttgtgtaaaaaaTAGGGTTAGTGAAAGCTCCAAAATAATATCAACCATACTGACTGGGAGGTCGTGCACCCTTTGGTGCCTCATGTGGGGTTGGAGTTGATGATGACTCTATCGAGGCATGTACTCCCAACCTAGGATTCATGTCGGTTCATCTTGGCCTCCTGCAATAACTTTGTCTAGTCTTTTCCTCCTCTGGCAATATATATGACTTACAGTGATGTCTACACTATGTCATGTAATCTAGAGAGATCACCAAATCCGATGCGAGAATTGGTTCACTCATACGAATGAAATCATACCTATGCTCCCAAATGTAGATATATTTGGCGTGGAATTTCTCCCAGTCTTTGTCGGTTCTCCCCCGCAAGTCGACCTTATGCAGTTCTTCGATGTCCTAGGGTGACGACAGATTATTTTGCCTAAATCTAAACTAGCACATCACTCGACCGAATTTGTGCATCTCGATCATCGTGAAAACTATCAATGGCACCTTGACGCGTCAGATATTGTGATTGATAAAAAATTCGGCTGAGATGCATTCTTGAATTCTCAAATCAATGTAtgacaaatttataaattttattaagtacctaatattaaatttcaaatcctcacgtaaatattttataatttaaaatttcaaaaactaacaccAGCTTCCAATCATTGATCTAATAGTAGCTGAATATCTTCGAACTCATTCGCTATACCTGTATGACTCTCCTCATTtttccacctattcaaataatatgttatttcaaaaatataataacgaaaaaaatattatgataactatattatcaaatgaattttaccttTTTAAGAGTGGGAAAGAATGATGGGCGTTTACTTGGGGATGTAAAAATGGTAGTCGGTACCATGCCTATGACTGAAGGAGTATACaaccattaattttaattttttgtggttGCATCGCTCGACACATCTCTCGGTATAATATCGCCAACAAAGTTGATCCATAACTGAGTTTCCCCGTTTCTTTCAAGTAGACAAATTGTAGTAGCCACCTTTAATGTACCAGATTTCGAGATTTATCGGCATCAGAAGACCCTTACTTAACCTCAATATGAATGCTCAGGCATATTGTTCTTTTTCAACGGCATTCACGAAATTTTCGATATAATTGAAATtttcattcaaccatttcatcTCTATTCGGCTACCAAAAGTCTTGTTTGACACCTTTTGTAATAGTTGCTCGCAAATCGTGCTCTAATCGCCAACGCCCACTGCCGCCATAACGACTGGCCCATCTATCGGTAAATCGAGTTGTAAAGCTACGTCCTCGAGTGTAATTGTACATTCATcgtatggaagatggaatgtgtatGTCTCAGGTTTCTATGTTTCCACCAAAGCGCTGATAAGTGCAatatccaatttagtccccccgAGCATACGAGACACGTGCAAGAATCCCGCCTCTTGCAAGTGTTGTTTAATAACACGCGGTGCCCTCGCAGTTAAATTGTGTATGTACGTATCTAAAATTTAATCAGCGGCCTAAttatataaacatagaaaattaaaaattaaaaaatttaatattttcttacaGTTTGTAATTGGGCGCCGAAAATTTAATAAGCGAAATtgctattataaaaattaattaaaaataaagaaattacaaaatgtaaaattaaaagaacaattctttgagagaaattgaatgaaaaattcaaaactaaaaagttgagagaattgagagaatagatgaattgagagaattgagagaattAGGAGAATGAGATTTGAATGCAAAAGGAAGAAAATGGCTTGGTTTATATAGCAAATAAACAAGCTGTTGGAAATAATATTGCTGTTGGATTTTTTTACTGTTGGGGAAAAGTTATTGTTGCCTAAAAATGCATTCTGGAAGACGCATTTTCAGTAGAGGTGGCTGAAAGTGCGTCCAGTAGGGTGCTTTTTTTGCCATCTCAATTGAAAACGCATCCTTCTATTTCTTTCCAAAATCGGCCTATTTCTCTAAATATAGAAAAAATCGACCTAAAACtctaattattttctaaaaatggcATATATTGCTAACTTACCCTTAAAATTTTCtatggataaaattttttaaaaatatattacaagaaattttaaatattttttttataatatttaattaattaaaatatttaaaaggatCGATATCAAAGTTTAAAAAGTTTggctgatatatatatatatattcaaataaacctttttttttttggtgaatcaAATAAACCATCTTCTAATATATAGCTAATGTGAGATTTGTGAGTTTTCCTTAAAAACATGACCGAGTTTTCCTTAAAGCCATGACATTCTCTCTCAGTCAACAAGATTTACCTTTCTCATACGTATAGTTAGTGCCTTTAAAATTCACTCAgattttaaatattagttttcaCATCAATCTAAAAGATGTTACttaatttcatgataaaaatatcataaaagttTTTGTATTAcaaattatattgtattttattttttttatttaaaaaataaatgaattagtCCATAAATATTAGATCAatgagtaaattggtcattttgttacaaatttaatttatttctaccattaaaaatTGATCTCGTATGCTACCATGAAATACATATAGCATGTCAAATGTTTTTGTCTATAGTTATTTTGTTATTCACACCAGTctttaatagtacaaatggatgaaatttttattaaaaatgaccaatttactctttaatctaatatataaagattaatttaaccattttttaagtAAAGAGATAAAACAAAAGTTGACTCTTAATATAAAGAACTCCATGATTCTATTCCACACATTGGGTTTAGACAACTTCTCTTAATTTAAGGAGAATGACACTACTAGTACCACATTTTCAAGACATGCATCTATAAATACCCTAGCTTTATATCTCCCTAAGTTTATCAACTTCAATACTTACAAACTCAAAAAACACTTCCAAATTCCAAAGTTGATATACCTCCCCCTCCCCCCACAGCcccccaacaaaaaaaaaaaaaagaaagaaatggcgAAGGGTAATGGTGTTGAGCGAAAGAGTCATGCAGTGCAAAAAGGTGTATCAGTAATGGACTTGATTTTCAGGATACTGGCACTTATAGGAACCTTGGGGAGTGCATTTGCAATGGCCACAACTAACCAAAGGCTGCCCTTCTTTAATAGTTTTACTCAGTTCAAAGCCAGATACAGAGACATACCAGCATTCATGTGTGTGGCTTTTCTCTTTCAATCAAGCATCAATAACATGTTTTGTTTATGTGTCCGAAATTTATAACATTTATGGTGTCTCATATGTCAGTTTCTTTGTGGCTGCAAATGGAATTGTAAGCGCCTATCTTCTGCTTTCTCTCCCTTTCTCATTCTTCCACATCCTAAGGAGCAGTGCTCAAAGGACTAGGCTCATCTTGATGTTCTTCGACATGGTAATATTTTGAACTTTTAGAGATACATATTAATTTACTTTCTGAATAACCGAGCATTACTATTGGAGTTCAGATTAAATAATATCATCCGTTGGATATCTTAAGATTTCTAATGGGAAGAAGGTGATTGTGTGATGTAGGCAATGTTGGTTATTTTGACAGCTGGAGCCTCAGCGGCGGCAGCGATTGTGTACTTAGCACATATAGGGAATCCCAATTGGAATTGGTTCTCATTCTGCAGACAATTCCACTCCTTTTGCGAGCGTTCTTCGGGTTCTTTAATTGGATCCTTTGTAGCAGTCATCTTTATGACACTGGTGATTATATTAGCAGGTGTCGCCCTTGCTCGACGTGCTTAGATCCTTTGATTATGGGTGTGATTTCGAATATTTATTTGCCTTGTTTTCCAATGTGTTGTATGCATGTGTTTGCAAGAATGTTTGTATGAATATGAGCAGTGTGACTTATCTTTTATGTGGAACTTTTCGTTTCCTGGGTTTCGTTTATAATGATTAAAAAGCTTATGGAATCTCCTGAATTTGAGGACCACGATTCTTTTATTTGGTACAAGGGAAACCTCAAGTGATTAAGGTTTCcacccaaaaaaatatttaaggttGATTCAAATTTCATGCGCCTagctgaattttttattttaatatattcatttattaaattagtaTGTAAATCAGATTGATGGAAACTAATCAATCGGTTGAGCTCAACATAAACTTTGAGTCTCTAATTttaactcaaatttaaaattcttaTAAGTTGAGCTTGACTTGATGGACTCGTATTCTGTCATTGGATTTTATGAATAAATCACGGTATAAGTTGTATCAATATGCATTGGGTCATGCACTTAAATCTATAACGGAACACTGATACTTGtgttcattttcattatttttgagcTATGCACATATTATCCGAAAGCTCAAGGTTTAATTCTTCTTTATTTAGACTATAGTgaatttagcatttttagttaaggtggctatttatttatttgtattacaTTTTATAAATAAAGCTATAAATTTGCCATatgtcttatttttaaaatttttttaatatactcTATATACATTTGTCATCaactcaattttatttataaaaattttaaattctaatgataatgtattaaatattttctcttttaattataaattaaattcgaattacgaatcatacttttaattaaatttttcgaAATTTAAAATAGCAACcaataactataaaaaaaatacaattatttgTTTGAAAAcgattcttttaatttaattaaaaatcgtTTTGATACATTATTGAAAAGGTTATTATCATTGATTTACACAATTtgtgaatgaaaagaaaaacgTCTTAAtcttatctatatatatatatatgttgtacTATGGTAAGGTTTGGAAGCAAATATGAAATATATCTTATATGGAGTAGTTAAAATTGTGATAAGTGGTTCTTCCAAAAGAATTTGTGACAAGTGGATCACCTCTTTAATCACACGGtattattttattgtaaatagAATACATGGGCccttttactatttatatatttatatcgtaacattaaatttaaaatatttttagtttaaaaagaataagttgtgTCTATTAAATATATTCTAAAAGTTGAACCTCATATGATGACTTGATAGTTAAGAGTGTTCActtttctaaatataatttaagtttGAATCGCATAAATCACGTTTATTGTTCGGACTTTACCTTATtattataattcaccaaaaatatatattctaaaaattattaaatttcaaacaaaattaaattaattttaaaatcatgCCAATCAATATGAGATCATTAAAGTAGAAATTGTTCTTTGTATGCTAAATATTAGAATTAAAAGTTATTGTTATGccatataattcttttttttagcattgattttattataaatttttatcatatattttttttatacaatgtttagaattattcatagtcattctccaacccttaaataagagtATAATATATTTCAACGTATGTTCGTCTATATTAACAACAATGtcaatatcaattaaattaaaactcaatcgacaatCATATAATTGTTCTTTTAATAATAGTTAAGCTATATaattgttataatatatatatatacttttcaaAACATTCCATATTTTTCAACGAAAAGTTATaccttataataatataatatagtttCCATTTCATTTTTTGACTCCATGTATGATATAGAGTTATACATTCTaaaattttttggtaaaattttttgGAGGCCCGACCCTAAGGTCATCTAGAGATGCAACCGCTCAAGGTCCAAAACTAAAAggggtttaaaatattatttttcagtttttaaggggtttaaattttttttaacttttaaaaataaaaaaaaaattaccaactTTTAAGGGGCCCAAAAAATTTCTTTTTAGCTTTTAAgggcccaaaattttttttaccaactTTGAAGGACCTAAAAAAGATTTTCTCCAACTTTTAAAAACCTAAAATCCCATTTTATTGTTTTGCCTAAGGCCTCAAAAATGTCAAGAACGGGCATGTATTTTTTACTTATAAATTTTCAACTAATAGGTTGTGTCAAAACTTATAAATTGTtacttaaaaaaacatataaatggtTTCAACGTTAAGttagtataaaaatttcaaaacatgcTATGTATATTGCTTTTTTGGGGGGTTTTTTAAGAGAAACTATCTTTATAACCGGAACAAGAAAGCaaatataa
The sequence above is drawn from the Gossypium hirsutum isolate 1008001.06 chromosome A05, Gossypium_hirsutum_v2.1, whole genome shotgun sequence genome and encodes:
- the LOC121229607 gene encoding casparian strip membrane protein 3, with the translated sequence MAKGNGVERKSHAVQKGVSVMDLIFRILALIGTLGSAFAMATTNQRLPFFNSFTQFKARYRDIPAFIFFVAANGIVSAYLLLSLPFSFFHILRSSAQRTRLILMFFDMAMLVILTAGASAAAAIVYLAHIGNPNWNWFSFCRQFHSFCERSSGSLIGSFVAVIFMTLVIILAGVALARRA